DNA from Spirochaetota bacterium:
AGCTGGTATTTGATGAACATTTTAAGGTTGAAGAGCTATCCTCAATTGTTGAATCATTTAAAAAGGGAAAGACGATGGAGGTTTCTCAATCTATCCCTTCACAGGACTATATGGATGGACTTAAATCAATAGCTGGAATGGGAAAGGCAGTTAAGTCATTGATCAATACTAATAATCCTCCTGAAGTATCCTCTGCCATTGAGTTTATTCTGGAAGGACTTCATTTATCCAATATGTTGAATCGGGAGGAAAAAGGGGAGGGTTTAATCTATAAATGAAATCCTACATCTATAAGCATTGGGATGGCACTCAGACGCCATTCAGTCTGAAAAAAAAGGATATTATAGATAAATTCATGGACAACATCCTGAAAGGGATGACCCCGGAGATGTCCTTGGCACAGATGTTATGGAAGGGTTTCCCACTTGGAGGAATGGATTTCAAGATTATGAGCCTGGAAGAGATGGTAAACGATCTTCAGCAAAAGATGTATGATCTATTTTCATCATATAGCCTTGAAAAGGCCTTTGATGATCCAATGAATGACATCAAAAATTTTCTTGCTGACGAGGCATTGACCTGCTTAGATCATGGGGCTCAAATGCCGCCATCATATGAAGATCTACCAACTGGGTTATATGAAAAATTGAGATTTCTCGATGGTACTAATTTTTTAAATGAGAATAGCAAGGAAACCTATACTTATTGGAAGACGCGGCAGAAAGATATACTCGACCTTTACGAATTTTACAGCAAGTATTACCATCATTTTACAGGCAGTGATTATCTAAATTTCGATCAGGCAGTTGAACTGATGCGACAGTTTCAAGCAATAAAGGACCTGCAGCAACAAATCCTTAGTGGACAACTTCGTAGCATTGATCTAAATACCCTAAAGGAGCTTTTGGGTGAGGATGCAGAAAAGTCTTTTATTGTTCTTTTACAGCTACCTGAACTCCTCTCTGACGATAAAATCATTAAAATTGGTGCAAATAAGATCGATATGACCCCAAGGGGAATGCGAGCCTTGGGTGAAATGGCCTTTGGAAAACTCTATCATCAGATCAAGAAGGATAGACAGGGGGGGCATCATGGCAATGCTCCGGAAAGTGGTGAAATTGAGCCGGACTCATCCAGGCCTTATCAATTCGGAGATCGCTTTGACCTGGACATTACACGCACAATGCTTAAAGCAGTATCACAGACACTCAATACTGGTGGGGCAATTCGATTATCACCTGGTGATTTCTATGTTCGCCAGAGGGAGCAGCTTATTACCTCAACCACAGTTGTGCTTTTAGATCTATCCTGGTCCATGTCCTTTGGGGGTAGATTTGAGGCAGGGAAAAGGGTTGCAATAGCCCTGGATCATTATATCAGAACAAGGTTCCCAAAAGACAAAATTCATATTATCGGTTTTTCCACTGTAGCAAGAGAACTCAAGGGGGATGGATTATCAAATGCAGTTTGGGATACAAAAAATCCGCACACCAATCTGCAGGATGGACTTAGATTAGCCATGAAGTTTATTAAGAAGAGCGGTAACAGAAACAATCGAGTCCTCGTAATAACGGATGGTCAACCTACCGCATATTATGATGAAAGGGAATGCCTTCATGTTGAGATGCCATTCCATATGTTCGGATTGAGTCATAACGCCTCTAGGGCCACCCTTGCAGAGGTAAGAAAAGTAACTGCCAATGGTATGAATATTGAAATTTTTTTGTTGGATAACAGTCCGGTTCTAGTGGAGTTTACCAAGCA
Protein-coding regions in this window:
- a CDS encoding VWA domain-containing protein, with the protein product MKSYIYKHWDGTQTPFSLKKKDIIDKFMDNILKGMTPEMSLAQMLWKGFPLGGMDFKIMSLEEMVNDLQQKMYDLFSSYSLEKAFDDPMNDIKNFLADEALTCLDHGAQMPPSYEDLPTGLYEKLRFLDGTNFLNENSKETYTYWKTRQKDILDLYEFYSKYYHHFTGSDYLNFDQAVELMRQFQAIKDLQQQILSGQLRSIDLNTLKELLGEDAEKSFIVLLQLPELLSDDKIIKIGANKIDMTPRGMRALGEMAFGKLYHQIKKDRQGGHHGNAPESGEIEPDSSRPYQFGDRFDLDITRTMLKAVSQTLNTGGAIRLSPGDFYVRQREQLITSTTVVLLDLSWSMSFGGRFEAGKRVAIALDHYIRTRFPKDKIHIIGFSTVARELKGDGLSNAVWDTKNPHTNLQDGLRLAMKFIKKSGNRNNRVLVITDGQPTAYYDERECLHVEMPFHMFGLSHNASRATLAEVRKVTANGMNIEIFLLDNSPVLVEFTKQICRINRGRSMICLPNELGRLIMVEEINRRGGRI